The following proteins are encoded in a genomic region of Paenibacillus sp. FSL R7-0273:
- a CDS encoding methylated-DNA--[protein]-cysteine S-methyltransferase, whose amino-acid sequence MSRNANKAGTSGNRKNAATQPVVIYHHTVSLGGRAWTLWASAKGLIRVSYEQDQGQLPAGWLNLHAPSARLEENADVFAEMGVISLLERYFAGEAVSFGSLPLDLWGTAFQQEVWKGLLQIPHGSLATYRELAVQIGRPLAVRAVGAANGQNPVPVIVPCHRVIGANGTLTGYRGGLKLKQELLALEGITHVGAKGHERFAF is encoded by the coding sequence ATGAGCAGGAACGCGAATAAAGCGGGAACGTCCGGGAACCGGAAGAATGCTGCTACGCAGCCTGTGGTAATCTATCATCACACCGTGAGTCTCGGGGGCAGAGCATGGACACTATGGGCGAGCGCCAAGGGACTTATCCGTGTATCGTATGAACAGGATCAGGGACAGCTTCCGGCAGGCTGGCTGAATCTCCATGCCCCGTCTGCCCGGCTGGAGGAGAATGCAGATGTTTTTGCGGAGATGGGCGTTATCAGTCTGCTTGAGCGCTATTTCGCGGGCGAAGCTGTCAGCTTCGGCAGTCTGCCGCTTGATCTGTGGGGAACTGCCTTTCAGCAGGAGGTCTGGAAAGGGCTGCTGCAGATTCCTCACGGGAGTCTGGCTACCTATAGGGAGCTGGCTGTACAGATCGGCCGCCCGCTTGCGGTTCGTGCAGTCGGTGCCGCTAACGGGCAGAATCCGGTTCCGGTTATTGTGCCATGCCACCGGGTCATCGGGGCGAATGGCACACTGACCGGCTACCGGGGCGGGCTGAAGCTGAAGCAGGAGCTGCTGGCGCTGGAAGGAATTACACATGTGGGGGCGAAGGGTCATGAACGATTTGCTTTTTGA
- a CDS encoding Ada metal-binding domain-containing protein: protein MEQALFERIYASVVNREPTYDGVYYTAVLTTRIVCRPSCRARTPKAENVEFYTSLEKAVRAGFRPCKRCRPEDGGALRPDAVLAARADAVMEARLGEKLTLAKLAEELTVSPFHLQRTYKRVNGCSPAARLDHLRSDKACELLAHTDAPIAEIGRAAGFPGASHFAAWFTRRNSLSPTEYRNQSKGGTADEQERE, encoded by the coding sequence ATGGAGCAGGCATTGTTTGAGCGTATTTATGCTTCAGTAGTGAACCGGGAGCCGACCTATGACGGCGTTTATTATACGGCTGTGCTGACGACCCGTATCGTCTGCCGCCCGTCCTGCCGGGCCAGAACGCCCAAGGCGGAGAATGTGGAGTTCTACACATCGCTGGAAAAAGCGGTCCGGGCGGGCTTCCGCCCGTGCAAGCGGTGCCGGCCCGAGGACGGCGGCGCACTCCGCCCGGATGCGGTGCTCGCCGCCCGGGCAGATGCCGTTATGGAGGCCCGGCTGGGCGAGAAGCTGACACTGGCGAAGCTGGCTGAGGAGCTTACGGTCAGCCCGTTCCACCTGCAGCGGACATACAAGCGGGTGAACGGCTGCTCGCCGGCCGCGCGGCTGGACCATCTGCGGTCAGACAAAGCGTGTGAGCTGCTGGCCCATACGGATGCGCCTATCGCTGAGATCGGCAGGGCAGCGGGCTTTCCGGGCGCATCGCATTTTGCCGCCTGGTTCACGCGCAGGAACAGCCTTTCACCAACAGAGTACCGTAATCAATCTAAGGGAGGGACTGCCGATGAGCAGGAACGCGAATAA
- a CDS encoding helix-turn-helix domain-containing protein → MLRFKLKYLLNNKQNRLILFLTISVSLCITLIGLFSYREYRQALDTELNTPNVELLQINLDVTNRAFREADNKAVDLSFNPAVLAFLSADADHAQEAAAQPQNVLKALVSEPDIQSISVVSFRGRSVISSRYGYRAAWEEAPEHEWSGWLEEIKEKPLLIKRRLYNSAAGAGTSPGSTELLSLARPVVQNGDVTGAVLIDLDYDKLFSKMYTHLSSHQFVYNLEGELIYPKLNLPFPLEEMKEVLSVIDVSPFAHVRMDGQAYMANQAFSNVTGWRLVSLVPMEQLLKNVTTARNMMLMLSLISIAVGCSAIYYYNFAAFRPLKRINQLLSPEQQKGAGHGNLYDLEPVIGKLVGDFRSKSLVADWSLPELRAKFLSDLIARNMGNQETQTKWEHYFAGWQQGPFEVLIISIDRHSEWGAAYTEEDQQLLKYAMNNMVSEFFGPSWRAVTASPRKDSLVLLLQSAEGEGPRNLNEDAVRLGGVVSEVLGISVSVGIGTEAQLIGQAARSYAEAEAALSYRLYEGYGRVHLYSGLENRQDEGGGAADDVWKQEVLHALKSSDAATGHQWVHRWAADLRKKRLQPQKIVRVLDDLLEEIINIAAARGYTLPAELADYTPHQVSTLDLADIEGLLCSIISQMASALEVHRQSKEYLLAQNLIQYMEDNLQHNIGLQDIAAHVNLGVSSVSTIFKEETGTTLYDYLTNLRIEKACGLLESSTLKVAEIAQLVGYQNENSFIRVFRKSKSLTPGKFRENSKSSRQYADLPKPHGSGISDDSE, encoded by the coding sequence ATGCTGCGATTTAAATTGAAGTACCTGTTGAATAACAAACAGAACCGGCTGATTCTGTTTCTGACCATAAGCGTCTCGCTTTGCATTACGCTGATCGGCCTCTTTTCCTACAGGGAGTACCGGCAGGCGCTCGATACAGAGCTGAACACGCCCAATGTTGAGCTGCTGCAGATTAACCTGGATGTGACGAACCGGGCGTTCCGGGAGGCGGACAACAAGGCGGTCGACCTCTCCTTTAATCCGGCCGTGCTGGCGTTCCTGTCTGCGGATGCGGACCATGCGCAAGAAGCGGCGGCCCAGCCGCAGAATGTGCTTAAGGCGCTGGTGTCCGAGCCGGACATCCAGAGTATCAGCGTCGTCAGCTTCCGCGGCCGGTCTGTCATTTCAAGCCGGTACGGCTACAGGGCCGCCTGGGAGGAAGCGCCGGAGCATGAATGGAGCGGTTGGCTGGAGGAGATCAAAGAGAAGCCGCTGCTGATCAAAAGAAGGCTCTACAACAGTGCCGCCGGCGCCGGCACCAGTCCCGGCAGCACGGAGCTGCTCTCGCTGGCCCGTCCGGTAGTCCAGAACGGGGACGTAACCGGGGCGGTGCTGATCGACCTGGATTACGATAAGCTTTTCTCCAAAATGTACACCCATTTATCCAGCCACCAGTTTGTATACAACCTGGAGGGAGAGCTGATCTATCCGAAGCTCAATTTGCCTTTTCCGCTGGAGGAAATGAAGGAAGTGCTGAGTGTGATCGATGTAAGCCCGTTTGCCCATGTGAGGATGGACGGACAGGCCTATATGGCTAACCAGGCTTTTTCCAATGTCACCGGCTGGCGTCTGGTTTCACTGGTACCCATGGAGCAGCTGCTGAAGAATGTAACGACCGCCCGCAATATGATGCTGATGCTGTCGCTGATTTCGATAGCGGTCGGCTGCTCGGCAATCTATTATTATAACTTTGCCGCCTTCCGGCCGCTGAAACGGATCAACCAGCTGCTCAGCCCGGAGCAGCAAAAAGGGGCCGGGCACGGCAATCTCTACGATCTGGAGCCTGTCATCGGCAAGCTGGTCGGTGATTTCCGGAGCAAATCGCTGGTTGCCGACTGGAGTCTGCCGGAGCTGCGCGCCAAATTCTTAAGTGATCTGATCGCCCGGAATATGGGGAATCAGGAGACGCAGACGAAGTGGGAGCATTATTTTGCCGGCTGGCAGCAGGGGCCGTTTGAGGTGCTGATTATTTCCATCGACCGTCATTCGGAGTGGGGGGCGGCTTATACTGAGGAAGACCAGCAGCTGCTCAAATATGCAATGAACAATATGGTATCTGAATTTTTCGGGCCCTCCTGGCGGGCAGTTACAGCCTCTCCGCGCAAGGACAGTCTGGTTCTGCTGCTGCAGTCTGCAGAGGGGGAGGGCCCGCGCAATCTGAACGAGGATGCTGTAAGGCTGGGTGGTGTTGTATCGGAGGTGCTGGGTATTTCAGTATCTGTGGGGATTGGTACGGAGGCGCAGCTGATCGGACAGGCGGCCCGCTCCTATGCCGAGGCAGAGGCCGCGCTGTCCTACCGTCTGTATGAGGGGTATGGACGGGTTCATCTGTATTCCGGCCTGGAGAACAGGCAGGATGAGGGCGGCGGGGCGGCCGATGATGTCTGGAAGCAGGAGGTACTGCATGCCCTCAAAAGCTCGGACGCTGCTACTGGTCACCAGTGGGTGCACAGATGGGCCGCAGACCTGCGTAAGAAGAGGCTTCAGCCGCAAAAAATAGTCCGGGTACTGGACGATCTGCTGGAGGAGATTATCAATATTGCCGCCGCCAGAGGCTATACCCTGCCCGCCGAGCTGGCTGACTATACGCCGCACCAGGTGTCTACACTGGATCTGGCCGATATTGAAGGGCTGCTGTGCAGCATTATCAGCCAGATGGCAAGTGCGCTGGAGGTACACCGGCAGTCCAAGGAATATTTGCTTGCACAGAATCTGATTCAGTATATGGAGGACAATCTGCAGCATAACATCGGTCTGCAGGATATCGCCGCCCATGTCAATCTTGGAGTATCTTCAGTCAGTACCATCTTCAAGGAAGAAACCGGAACCACCCTGTATGACTATCTGACTAACCTGAGAATTGAAAAAGCCTGCGGGCTGCTGGAGAGCAGCACCCTGAAGGTGGCAGAGATCGCCCAGCTTGTCGGCTACCAGAATGAGAACAGCTTTATCCGGGTCTTCCGCAAAAGTAAATCGCTTACTCCGGGCAAGTTCCGGGAGAACAGCAAATCTTCCAGACAGTATGCAGATCTGCCAAAACCGCATGGTTCCGGGATTTCTGACGATTCAGAATAA
- a CDS encoding SWIM zinc finger family protein, giving the protein MQPNYVLDQAEWDKLITDTAYYFDDLTLKRGFQYFKQNRVQTFSISEPRKMRALVEGREAYHVYISLDHFSGSYCDCPVAGPCKHMAAVLMHYAHAQGRSVALLANAKATASLPKAAAAANPADNGNRIALLKKLSGLIPEATVAQWHEYMQLLAGPLDHTVRNPQYVSRALNAIQEAGPPLSPVAGRLFRLHAQLFVLGKLLQPALPGAANAGLGYSLGYYTAIAVSELQTDITGLMQQPLPLGEEPAEWPRLLDTASYLRGQMLAEGRDRSREQPYFSACYDLLWRRWLSPNADGPALYSDELEALRQAEGELTAPHSRQALQLAEGRMYFLLGDDRAAWELLHKASERPGIHPDELLGFLAPLSEAGHWSRLAAWLAETGPLLTSRLYNLNDYARHWMDAVRHIPETEPLMWETLSGMLPLSREIYQELLLQYGRYQEWMDYQLASGKTPADFRVTDLQPLEKNAPELLLPFYHQAVERFVLEKNRHSYKSAVKLIKRLAKLYKKLKRDERWEAFLENFTSRNSRLRALLEELRKGKLIP; this is encoded by the coding sequence ATGCAGCCAAACTATGTGCTGGACCAGGCCGAATGGGACAAGCTCATTACAGATACGGCCTATTATTTCGATGATTTGACCCTGAAGCGGGGGTTTCAATATTTCAAACAGAACCGGGTTCAGACGTTCTCGATCAGCGAGCCCCGGAAGATGCGGGCACTGGTGGAGGGCAGAGAAGCCTATCATGTCTATATCAGTCTCGATCATTTCTCAGGCAGCTATTGCGATTGTCCGGTAGCCGGACCCTGCAAGCATATGGCTGCGGTGCTGATGCATTATGCACATGCCCAGGGGAGGTCAGTGGCCCTCCTTGCGAATGCCAAGGCGACAGCAAGCCTTCCCAAAGCCGCTGCCGCCGCTAATCCGGCAGATAACGGAAACCGCATCGCCCTGCTGAAGAAGCTCAGCGGGCTGATTCCGGAAGCCACCGTAGCCCAGTGGCACGAGTATATGCAGCTGCTTGCAGGCCCGCTGGATCACACGGTGCGCAATCCCCAGTATGTGAGCCGGGCGCTGAACGCGATTCAAGAGGCCGGGCCGCCGCTGTCCCCTGTTGCCGGCAGGCTGTTCAGGCTGCATGCCCAGCTTTTTGTCCTGGGCAAGCTGCTGCAGCCGGCACTGCCCGGAGCGGCCAATGCCGGCCTGGGCTATTCGCTCGGCTACTATACGGCCATTGCCGTTTCTGAGCTGCAGACGGACATCACCGGGCTGATGCAGCAGCCGCTGCCGCTCGGGGAAGAACCCGCAGAATGGCCCCGTCTGCTCGATACCGCCTCCTATCTGCGCGGGCAGATGCTGGCGGAAGGGCGGGACCGCTCGCGGGAGCAGCCTTATTTCTCGGCCTGCTATGACCTGCTGTGGAGACGCTGGCTCTCCCCGAATGCAGACGGACCGGCTCTTTACTCGGATGAGCTGGAGGCACTGCGCCAGGCGGAGGGAGAGCTTACGGCCCCGCACTCCCGGCAGGCGCTGCAGCTGGCGGAAGGACGGATGTACTTTCTGCTGGGCGATGACCGGGCAGCCTGGGAGCTGCTCCATAAGGCCTCTGAGCGGCCCGGCATTCACCCTGACGAGCTGCTGGGCTTCCTTGCCCCGCTAAGCGAGGCCGGGCACTGGTCACGCCTTGCAGCCTGGCTGGCCGAAACCGGTCCGCTGCTGACCAGCCGGCTCTATAACCTGAACGATTACGCCCGGCACTGGATGGACGCAGTCCGGCATATCCCGGAGACAGAGCCGCTCATGTGGGAGACTCTGTCCGGCATGCTGCCCCTGTCACGGGAGATCTATCAGGAGCTGCTGCTGCAGTACGGCCGGTATCAGGAATGGATGGATTACCAGCTTGCCTCCGGCAAGACCCCTGCGGACTTCCGTGTCACCGACCTCCAGCCGCTGGAGAAGAATGCGCCGGAGCTGCTGCTGCCCTTCTATCACCAGGCCGTGGAGCGGTTTGTCCTGGAGAAGAACCGGCACAGCTACAAATCTGCGGTCAAGCTGATCAAGCGGCTGGCCAAGCTGTACAAAAAACTGAAGCGCGACGAACGCTGGGAGGCATTTCTTGAAAACTTCACCTCCCGGAACAGCCGGCTGCGCGCCCTGCTGGAAGAGCTGCGGAAAGGAAAGCTGATCCCATGA
- a CDS encoding tripartite tricarboxylate transporter substrate binding protein: protein MSGYPNGGGSGAGAGFPAKPVTLIVPYAAGGGTDTTARALAKAAEKVLGQPVIVLNRTGGGGSVGLMEGANAKADGYTVTFLPAELTILPHLGLLPITYERFKPIAQTNFDPSAITVRAGAPWQTVNEFLDFAKAHPGEVKMGNAGTGSIWHLAAVTLERETGVKFAHIPFEGAGPAVSALMDGFVDAVPVSPAEVKKAVDEGKLRTLAVNADKRSEALPDVPTLEEQTGIHVNFTSTWRGLAVPKDTPDAVAELLAEAFIKGTEDRSFREAMTTNGLGLLVKDDKAFMRQLKESDDLFSRMIPELGLSRK from the coding sequence ATGTCCGGGTATCCGAACGGAGGAGGTTCTGGTGCCGGTGCCGGCTTTCCGGCCAAGCCGGTTACGCTGATCGTACCTTATGCTGCCGGCGGAGGAACAGATACGACCGCACGGGCTCTGGCCAAAGCTGCCGAGAAGGTGCTGGGCCAGCCGGTTATTGTACTGAACCGGACGGGCGGAGGCGGTTCTGTCGGGCTGATGGAGGGTGCGAATGCTAAGGCTGACGGGTATACGGTCACTTTTTTACCTGCGGAGCTGACGATTCTGCCGCATCTGGGACTGCTGCCGATTACTTATGAGAGGTTCAAACCGATTGCCCAGACGAATTTTGATCCTTCCGCCATTACCGTAAGAGCCGGAGCGCCATGGCAAACCGTAAATGAATTTCTCGACTTTGCGAAAGCGCATCCAGGGGAAGTGAAGATGGGGAATGCCGGAACGGGGAGTATATGGCATTTGGCTGCCGTAACATTGGAACGGGAAACAGGTGTGAAGTTTGCCCATATTCCTTTTGAAGGTGCGGGACCCGCTGTGTCTGCGCTGATGGACGGCTTTGTCGATGCGGTGCCGGTAAGTCCTGCCGAGGTGAAGAAGGCTGTGGATGAAGGGAAGCTGCGGACACTGGCGGTTAATGCCGATAAGCGCTCAGAGGCGCTGCCTGATGTGCCCACGCTGGAGGAGCAGACCGGAATTCATGTGAACTTCACCAGTACGTGGAGAGGGCTTGCTGTACCGAAGGATACGCCGGATGCCGTAGCGGAGCTGCTGGCAGAGGCCTTTATTAAAGGAACAGAAGACCGCAGCTTCCGTGAAGCTATGACCACGAATGGTCTTGGACTGCTGGTGAAGGACGATAAGGCGTTCATGCGCCAGCTCAAGGAAAGCGATGATTTATTCTCACGGATGATTCCGGAGCTCGGGCTGAGCCGTAAGTGA
- a CDS encoding DEAD/DEAH box helicase has translation MSKHTQNITVQLALTRYGDALIYAVDGRNEYVPGVQLKQMLFAWHEPSFYGTELTLQNADGVDLVVLPAEQVVPFFAEPRLLTHIGWSWQGDAALLTGLAPAVAGLLAEKQYVPDFAAYREGQLQWHWDGQALQQLAEEDAALAAALQGLAGRPGLAAGLGAAFSAAVFQRYYGTEAEAGDLRSEFPLLFSAGGAAALGLDQESWLMSIGWKADTAPFRPALQLLEPDEESPYWRLRLLLQDKRDESALVPLRLTMDGEPHGQWPASWTDHVRERASGWLSRLRESLPGGHIGHGDDVLGEPLSDELAWRFLNQDSRLLLEAGWQVLLPAWWEAASRRKPRLRARISSGEASRGGGRSLFGLDALVDFDWRISIGDADLSEAEFAELIARGERLVQFRGKWIPLDPALLAQIQRAMAGMDKSRGLSFQDVLQLHLLGNGEEDDGAEAAAEQAEQQAALVRLEVELNEQLVQLIGQLGQRSQWPRPPVPAGLRAELRSYQHEGFAWLAFLRRFGLGAVLADDMGLGKTVQLISYLLHMKELAADPEAAVPQTDPPGWPALIICPTSVLGNWQKELQRFAPSLNVMLHYGSRRLNAGYFYGAASQVDVVLTSYATAALDQELLQQFTWAAVCLDEAQNIKNAGTKQSSAVRSFPALHRIALTGTPIENRLSELWSIYDFITPGYLGSAKSFQDRFANAIEKERNPERTADLQKLVKPFMLRRKKKDPSIQLDLPDKNEMKTYVNLTAEQAALYDQNVTGLLEKMNKLEGIERKGAILAALTSLKQLCDHPVLLTKEALPEPGSGAASLIERSAKLERLLAMVRELREENERCLIFTQYVGMGQMLQAVLQQELKEPVLYLNGSTSKQARDRMIEQFQTPVPPEGAPHSADQPNVFILSLKAGGVGLNLTAANHVFHFDRWWNPAVENQATDRAYRMGQTKDVQVHKFISLGTLEERIDEMLESKQQLSDDVISGSENWITELNNDALKDLFTLRREWVG, from the coding sequence ATGAGCAAGCATACACAGAATATAACGGTCCAGCTCGCCTTGACCCGTTACGGCGATGCCCTGATTTACGCTGTTGACGGCAGGAACGAATACGTCCCCGGTGTCCAGCTGAAGCAGATGCTGTTCGCCTGGCATGAGCCATCCTTTTATGGAACAGAGCTGACCCTGCAGAATGCGGACGGCGTAGATCTGGTCGTACTGCCTGCCGAGCAGGTGGTCCCGTTCTTCGCTGAGCCGCGGCTGCTCACGCATATCGGCTGGAGCTGGCAGGGCGATGCCGCCCTGCTGACCGGGCTGGCCCCGGCCGTTGCCGGACTGCTGGCAGAGAAGCAATATGTCCCCGACTTCGCCGCTTACCGCGAGGGCCAGCTCCAGTGGCACTGGGACGGACAGGCGCTGCAGCAGCTTGCCGAAGAAGATGCTGCCCTTGCCGCAGCGCTGCAGGGACTGGCCGGACGGCCGGGTCTTGCGGCCGGTCTTGGGGCCGCCTTCTCGGCGGCGGTCTTTCAGCGCTATTACGGCACGGAGGCCGAGGCCGGTGATCTGCGCAGCGAATTCCCGCTGCTGTTCAGTGCAGGCGGTGCAGCCGCCCTGGGCCTGGACCAGGAGAGCTGGCTGATGTCCATCGGCTGGAAGGCCGACACCGCGCCCTTCCGGCCGGCGCTGCAGCTGCTCGAGCCGGATGAGGAGTCGCCGTACTGGCGTCTCCGGCTGCTGCTTCAGGACAAGCGCGACGAATCCGCGCTTGTGCCGCTGCGGCTCACCATGGACGGTGAGCCGCACGGCCAGTGGCCCGCATCGTGGACGGACCATGTCCGCGAGCGGGCGTCCGGGTGGCTCTCGCGGCTGCGCGAGAGCCTGCCCGGCGGGCACATCGGCCACGGGGACGATGTGCTGGGGGAACCGCTGAGCGACGAGCTCGCGTGGCGGTTCCTGAACCAGGACAGCCGGCTGCTGCTGGAGGCCGGCTGGCAGGTGCTGCTGCCGGCGTGGTGGGAGGCCGCCAGCCGCCGGAAGCCTCGCCTGCGCGCCAGAATCAGCTCCGGCGAGGCCAGCCGCGGGGGCGGCAGGTCGCTGTTCGGGCTGGATGCGCTGGTCGACTTCGACTGGCGCATCTCGATCGGCGACGCCGACCTCTCGGAGGCGGAGTTCGCCGAGCTGATCGCGCGCGGCGAGCGGCTCGTGCAGTTCCGGGGCAAGTGGATTCCGCTTGACCCCGCCCTGCTGGCCCAGATTCAGCGGGCCATGGCCGGAATGGACAAGTCGCGCGGCCTGTCCTTCCAGGATGTGCTGCAGCTGCACCTGCTGGGCAACGGCGAAGAGGACGACGGCGCGGAAGCCGCAGCAGAGCAGGCCGAGCAGCAGGCGGCGCTCGTCCGGCTGGAGGTGGAGCTGAATGAGCAGCTGGTTCAGCTGATCGGACAGCTCGGCCAGCGGTCCCAGTGGCCGCGGCCGCCCGTGCCCGCCGGGCTGCGGGCTGAGCTTCGCAGCTACCAGCACGAGGGCTTCGCCTGGCTGGCGTTCCTGCGCCGCTTCGGGCTCGGGGCTGTCCTGGCCGATGACATGGGCCTCGGCAAAACCGTGCAGCTGATCTCCTATCTGCTGCATATGAAGGAGCTCGCCGCCGATCCGGAGGCCGCTGTGCCCCAGACCGATCCGCCGGGCTGGCCGGCGCTGATTATCTGTCCGACCTCCGTGCTCGGCAACTGGCAGAAGGAGCTGCAGCGCTTCGCCCCTTCTCTTAACGTCATGCTGCATTACGGCAGCCGGCGGCTGAATGCCGGGTATTTCTACGGCGCAGCCTCCCAGGTAGATGTAGTCTTGACTTCATATGCTACGGCTGCGCTTGACCAGGAGCTGCTCCAGCAGTTCACCTGGGCGGCTGTCTGTCTGGATGAGGCGCAGAACATTAAGAACGCCGGGACCAAGCAGTCTTCTGCGGTTCGCAGCTTCCCGGCACTGCACCGGATTGCCCTGACGGGTACGCCGATTGAGAACCGGCTGTCCGAGCTGTGGTCGATCTACGATTTTATCACACCAGGTTACCTGGGCAGCGCCAAGTCCTTCCAGGACCGGTTCGCGAATGCCATTGAGAAGGAGCGGAATCCTGAGCGGACGGCTGATCTCCAGAAGCTGGTCAAGCCGTTCATGCTGCGGCGCAAAAAGAAAGACCCGAGCATCCAGCTGGATCTTCCGGACAAAAATGAAATGAAAACCTATGTCAACTTGACAGCAGAGCAAGCTGCCCTGTACGACCAGAACGTGACCGGTCTGCTTGAGAAGATGAACAAGCTGGAGGGAATCGAGCGCAAGGGGGCCATCCTTGCAGCGCTGACCAGCCTCAAGCAGCTCTGCGATCATCCTGTACTGCTGACAAAGGAGGCACTACCTGAGCCAGGCAGCGGAGCCGCTTCCCTGATCGAGCGTTCAGCCAAGCTGGAACGGCTGCTGGCGATGGTGCGTGAGCTGCGCGAGGAAAATGAGCGCTGCCTGATCTTCACCCAGTATGTCGGCATGGGCCAGATGCTTCAAGCCGTGCTTCAGCAGGAGCTTAAGGAGCCCGTGCTCTACCTGAACGGCAGCACCTCCAAGCAGGCCCGCGACCGCATGATTGAGCAGTTTCAGACCCCCGTGCCTCCCGAGGGGGCTCCACATTCGGCCGATCAGCCTAATGTATTCATTCTCTCCCTTAAGGCAGGCGGTGTAGGCCTTAATCTGACTGCGGCCAATCATGTATTCCACTTTGACCGCTGGTGGAATCCGGCCGTTGAGAACCAGGCCACGGACCGCGCCTACCGGATGGGCCAGACCAAGGACGTGCAGGTGCACAAATTCATCTCCCTCGGCACACTGGAGGAGCGGATTGACGAGATGCTGGAGAGCAAGCAGCAGCTCAGCGATGATGTTATCTCCGGCTCCGAGAACTGGATAACCGAGCTTAATAATGATGCGCTGAAGGATCTGTTCACACTGCGGCGGGAATGGGTCGGCTGA
- the kdgT gene encoding 2-keto-3-deoxygluconate transporter yields MKIKKTLDRIPGGMMLVPLFLGAIIHTAFPNAGEYFGGFTKGLMTGTVPILAVWFFCMGAAIDVRATGTVLRKSGTLVLTKIAVAWVVAIIAIQFLPEGGVKNGFFAGLSVLAIISAMDMTNGGLYASIMQQYGTKEESGAFVLMSLESGPLVTMLILGSTGVAVFEPHVFVGAVLPFLVGFLLGNLDHDLRAYFGKATQTLIPFFGFALGSSIDLGVILDTGLLGILLGLAVIVITGIPLIFADKYIGGGNGTAGLAASSTAGAAVANPMLVANLKPEFLPAAETATALVAASVIVTSILVPIITAYYSDYMKKKKPPVSEGPSDVGTPKAAI; encoded by the coding sequence ATGAAAATTAAAAAGACACTTGATAGAATTCCCGGCGGCATGATGCTGGTACCGCTGTTCCTGGGGGCGATTATCCATACGGCCTTCCCGAACGCAGGCGAATACTTCGGCGGCTTCACCAAAGGGCTTATGACCGGTACTGTGCCAATCCTTGCTGTATGGTTCTTCTGTATGGGTGCGGCAATCGATGTGCGGGCAACCGGCACGGTACTGCGCAAATCGGGAACGCTGGTATTGACCAAAATAGCCGTAGCCTGGGTTGTGGCTATCATTGCCATCCAGTTCCTGCCTGAAGGCGGCGTCAAAAACGGCTTCTTCGCCGGCCTGTCCGTGCTTGCCATCATCTCGGCGATGGATATGACCAACGGCGGCCTGTATGCCTCCATTATGCAGCAGTATGGCACCAAGGAGGAATCCGGTGCATTCGTGCTGATGTCGCTGGAATCCGGCCCGCTTGTAACGATGCTGATTCTCGGCAGTACCGGTGTAGCTGTATTTGAACCGCATGTATTCGTAGGCGCTGTGCTGCCGTTCCTGGTCGGCTTCCTGCTGGGTAACCTTGACCACGACCTGCGTGCTTATTTCGGAAAAGCGACCCAGACCCTCATTCCGTTCTTCGGCTTCGCGCTGGGCAGCTCGATTGACCTCGGTGTCATCCTGGATACAGGCTTGCTCGGTATTCTGCTTGGTCTTGCTGTTATTGTGATTACAGGAATTCCGCTGATCTTTGCCGATAAGTATATCGGCGGCGGCAACGGGACTGCCGGTCTAGCCGCATCCAGTACTGCCGGAGCAGCTGTAGCGAATCCTATGCTGGTGGCTAACCTCAAGCCGGAATTCCTGCCTGCGGCAGAGACCGCAACAGCGCTTGTAGCCGCATCCGTTATTGTGACCTCCATTCTGGTTCCAATTATAACGGCCTACTATTCCGATTATATGAAGAAGAAGAAACCGCCGGTGTCAGAGGGGCCGTCTGATGTTGGAACACCGAAAGCTGCTATTTAA